A stretch of Actinomycetes bacterium DNA encodes these proteins:
- a CDS encoding ParA family protein, translating into MGTVTVVLNQKGGVGKTTVAVGLAAAAQRAGDPVLLVDLDPQGSAGWALGVEASNEHLSVGDALRTGRADVAEAATVESGWGEGVDVLPASPELIDREGDDRADDAALRLRRALSTLRDEYRHIIIDCAPSLGPTTNCGLAAADGLLMVVELSALSVRGADAVMAAAHEVGLGLNPSLDLFGVVVNRAPATSAEAVRQAGELTRHMGTHAVWKPFVPQRTVLNEAVGRRAPLHDLGYRARDTVHIFDELYQHLDRAASDSQAAVA; encoded by the coding sequence ATGGGCACGGTGACGGTGGTTCTCAACCAGAAGGGTGGGGTTGGCAAGACCACCGTGGCCGTCGGCTTGGCAGCCGCCGCCCAGCGCGCCGGCGATCCGGTGCTCCTCGTCGACCTGGATCCGCAGGGCAGTGCCGGCTGGGCGCTCGGCGTCGAAGCGAGCAACGAGCACCTGTCGGTGGGCGACGCCCTGCGCACAGGGCGGGCCGACGTGGCCGAGGCCGCCACGGTCGAATCGGGCTGGGGCGAAGGTGTCGACGTGCTCCCGGCAAGCCCTGAACTCATCGACCGCGAGGGTGACGACCGGGCGGATGACGCTGCGCTGCGGCTACGACGGGCGCTTTCGACGCTGCGCGACGAGTACCGCCACATCATCATCGACTGCGCTCCGTCTCTCGGCCCCACAACCAACTGCGGGCTGGCGGCAGCCGACGGCCTGCTCATGGTGGTCGAGCTATCGGCACTGTCGGTGCGCGGAGCCGACGCTGTCATGGCCGCTGCACATGAGGTGGGACTCGGACTCAACCCGTCGCTCGACCTGTTCGGTGTGGTCGTGAACCGCGCCCCCGCCACCTCGGCCGAGGCCGTCCGCCAGGCCGGGGAACTCACACGCCACATGGGCACCCATGCCGTGTGGAAGCCCTTCGTGCCCCAGCGGACCGTGCTCAACGAGGCCGTCGGCCGGCGTGCGCCTCTGCACGACCTCGGATACCGGGCGCGCGACACCGTGCACATCTTCGACGAGCTCTACCAGCACCTCGACAGGGCCGCTTCGGACTCGCAGGCCGCCGTTGCGTGA
- a CDS encoding nuclear transport factor 2 family protein, with product MPQLCDAFDSHPARDASLRSMEAVEAGDRDAWLALFAPDAIVEDPIGESILDPEGKGHRGADEIAAFYDNVIGPNQVRFRIDQSWAAGNEVANVGTITTTMGDGTVVHTDGVFTYRINDAGQVTALRAYWEVARLR from the coding sequence ATGCCGCAGCTCTGTGACGCGTTCGACAGCCACCCCGCCCGCGACGCCTCCCTGCGATCCATGGAAGCGGTCGAGGCCGGCGACCGCGACGCATGGCTCGCGCTGTTCGCTCCCGACGCGATCGTGGAGGACCCGATCGGGGAATCGATACTCGACCCCGAGGGCAAGGGGCATCGCGGGGCCGACGAGATCGCTGCCTTCTACGACAACGTGATCGGCCCCAACCAGGTTCGCTTCCGCATCGACCAGTCGTGGGCGGCCGGCAACGAGGTCGCCAACGTGGGCACCATCACAACCACCATGGGTGATGGAACCGTGGTTCACACCGACGGCGTGTTCACCTATCGAATCAACGACGCCGGACAGGTCACCGCGCTGCGGGCCTACTGGGAGGTTGCGAGGCTTCGTTGA
- a CDS encoding dienelactone hydrolase family protein gives MPEGSAGNAYLSKPESGPGPGVLFLHSWWGLTDGVKDRVEALADEGFSVLAPNLLPGDNPTEVTAAVERLATADIDATAAAILSSIVALRAHSVDPEAPVGVVGQSMGASWALWVATRQPDSVAAAVAHYGVQNIDFSDLTAPVLCHFAELDPIVSEDSASEMQAHMRLLDKSVAVHRHSGARHFFAESGVEMLGPNGVTGERNDIERRESDLCWESTAAFLHDSLDSN, from the coding sequence GTGCCTGAAGGAAGCGCCGGAAACGCGTACCTGTCCAAGCCCGAATCAGGCCCGGGCCCGGGCGTGCTGTTCCTGCACTCCTGGTGGGGTCTCACCGATGGCGTGAAGGACCGTGTGGAGGCCCTGGCGGATGAGGGGTTCTCCGTACTTGCGCCCAATCTGCTGCCCGGAGACAACCCGACCGAGGTGACCGCCGCCGTCGAGCGACTGGCGACAGCAGACATCGACGCCACCGCGGCGGCGATCCTGTCGAGCATCGTTGCCTTGCGGGCCCATTCGGTCGACCCGGAAGCGCCGGTCGGCGTGGTGGGGCAGTCGATGGGAGCTTCATGGGCGCTGTGGGTGGCCACCCGCCAACCCGACTCGGTCGCTGCCGCCGTGGCCCACTACGGGGTGCAGAACATCGACTTCAGCGACCTCACCGCACCGGTGCTGTGCCACTTCGCCGAGCTGGACCCGATCGTCTCGGAGGATTCGGCTTCGGAGATGCAGGCCCACATGAGGTTGCTCGACAAGTCGGTGGCGGTGCACCGCCACTCCGGCGCCCGGCACTTCTTTGCCGAGTCGGGTGTCGAGATGCTGGGGCCCAACGGCGTGACGGGGGAGCGCAACGACATCGAGCGCCGCGAGTCCGACCTCTGCTGGGAGAGCACTGCCGCGTTCCTGCACGACTCGCTCGACTCGAACTGA
- a CDS encoding S1 RNA-binding domain-containing protein has protein sequence MSKSVPPPPPMPPRPPGDGGPGQPRPAGDRADQEPTVVDVVVADLGDREVEVRLADGRTGVIPRADWDRAHLSASAGSQARAAVLHREDPRGRVAMSASWAAKSDAWHRIEEARDNKEVLSGPVAKEVKGGLVVDLGVRAFLPRSLVGDHSGELAELVGSVVHVTVNEIDRAKDRLVVSRRDALRKERRAAEKDEWAALEAGQRHNATVVAVEDYGAKVRIGQLRGLVHRSELSWSWFDHPSDVVDVGAEVEVVVLDVSRSKRRLGLSLRGVSPNPLEAVEVGAVCDAVVQRVVDYGAFARIEPTGAEGLVHVSELSEIPGQRADQLVVPGEPLRVKVLSVDAERNRLSLSALQANLLD, from the coding sequence GTGAGCAAGTCGGTTCCACCTCCGCCCCCCATGCCCCCTCGTCCTCCCGGCGACGGCGGCCCCGGCCAGCCGCGCCCCGCGGGCGACCGGGCCGACCAGGAGCCAACGGTGGTCGATGTGGTCGTTGCCGACCTCGGTGACCGCGAGGTCGAGGTGCGGCTCGCCGACGGCCGCACCGGGGTCATCCCCAGGGCCGACTGGGACAGGGCACACCTGTCGGCTTCTGCCGGATCGCAGGCGCGCGCTGCGGTGCTGCACCGTGAGGATCCGCGAGGACGGGTTGCGATGTCGGCGTCGTGGGCCGCGAAGTCCGATGCATGGCACCGCATCGAAGAGGCCCGCGACAACAAGGAAGTCCTGTCCGGCCCCGTGGCCAAGGAGGTCAAGGGCGGACTCGTGGTGGACCTCGGTGTGCGTGCGTTCCTGCCGCGCTCGCTCGTTGGTGACCACTCCGGCGAGTTGGCCGAACTCGTGGGTTCCGTGGTGCACGTCACGGTCAACGAGATCGACCGGGCAAAGGACCGTCTGGTCGTGTCCCGCCGCGATGCGCTGCGCAAGGAACGCCGCGCAGCCGAGAAGGACGAATGGGCGGCTCTCGAGGCCGGCCAGCGCCACAACGCAACGGTCGTGGCGGTGGAGGACTACGGCGCCAAGGTGCGCATCGGCCAGCTGCGCGGCCTGGTGCACCGCAGCGAGCTGAGCTGGTCGTGGTTCGACCATCCGAGCGACGTCGTGGACGTCGGTGCCGAGGTCGAGGTGGTGGTGCTGGACGTGAGTCGGTCGAAGCGTCGCCTGGGCCTGTCGTTGCGGGGTGTGTCACCGAATCCGCTCGAGGCGGTCGAAGTGGGCGCCGTCTGCGACGCGGTCGTGCAGCGGGTTGTCGACTACGGCGCGTTCGCGAGGATCGAGCCGACCGGGGCCGAGGGGCTCGTACACGTGTCGGAGCTGTCCGAGATCCCCGGACAGCGAGCAGACCAGCTGGTGGTACCGGGTGAGCCACTGAGGGTGAAGGTGCTGTCGGTCGACGCCGAACGCAACCGCCTCAGCCTCTCCGCCCTGCAGGCGAACCTGCTCGACTGA
- a CDS encoding DEAD/DEAH box helicase, translating into MSRPTRIRLRPWQSDALGKLDAADGPDFLAVATPGAGKTTFALAAIVQHLGDHPGRRVVVVAPTQHLKSQWAKAAAVFGLHLDHLWTPADSALPDDMHGIVTTYQQVAQSSAQLAAVSRDSFVVLDEVHHAGDERSWGVALLEAFDGAAQRLSLSGTPFRSDDAEIPFVDYHLDEARPDVEYGYGDALADRGVVRPVYFPRTGGFMEWVASDGEVVAATFEDELSREKSNQRLRTALSLEGDWLPTVLGEADAKLTDIRRDHTDAGGLVIATDVDHARAIADLLGRHNPGQVTLATSDDPSASKHIARFAESDERWIVAVRMVSEGVDIPRLRLAVFATTTTTELFFRQAVGRVVRWVRGAGRQKAYVFLPDDPRLTRHATSIAESRRHSLRRRAEREVVRAEGSEPMDEGDEEQLSMFSVIGSVAMDSETTGGEGVFGRDPDDPNDDAAQDPAVDREPAGVELLFHPPPLPSGRAAKSAGAADDPASGHTTLRERKAAMRKANADLAVELVHATGWGHAQVNRELNRLAGIDQIGAATVAQLESRHAAGRRWLRNG; encoded by the coding sequence GTGAGCCGTCCCACGAGGATCAGGCTGCGGCCGTGGCAATCCGACGCCTTGGGCAAGCTCGATGCGGCCGACGGCCCTGATTTCCTGGCCGTGGCGACACCGGGAGCGGGCAAGACCACCTTCGCCCTGGCCGCGATCGTGCAGCACCTGGGCGACCATCCGGGCAGGCGGGTCGTGGTGGTTGCTCCCACCCAGCACCTGAAGTCCCAGTGGGCCAAGGCCGCGGCGGTGTTCGGTCTCCACCTCGACCACCTCTGGACCCCGGCCGACAGCGCCCTGCCCGATGACATGCACGGCATTGTCACCACCTACCAGCAGGTGGCTCAGTCGAGTGCACAGCTGGCAGCGGTGTCCCGCGACTCATTCGTGGTGCTCGACGAGGTGCATCACGCGGGCGACGAGCGCAGCTGGGGCGTCGCGCTCTTGGAGGCCTTCGACGGGGCGGCTCAGCGGCTCTCGTTGTCGGGCACGCCGTTTCGGTCCGACGACGCCGAGATCCCCTTCGTCGACTACCACCTCGACGAGGCACGCCCCGACGTGGAGTATGGCTACGGCGACGCGCTCGCAGACCGCGGCGTGGTGCGCCCGGTGTACTTCCCCCGCACCGGCGGGTTCATGGAATGGGTGGCATCAGACGGCGAAGTGGTCGCCGCGACCTTCGAGGACGAGCTCAGCCGCGAGAAGTCCAATCAGCGACTGCGCACGGCGCTGTCGCTGGAAGGTGACTGGCTGCCCACGGTGCTGGGCGAGGCCGACGCGAAGCTCACCGACATCCGCCGCGACCACACCGATGCCGGCGGGCTGGTGATTGCCACCGACGTGGACCACGCCCGGGCGATCGCCGACCTGCTCGGAAGGCACAACCCGGGCCAGGTCACGCTCGCCACGTCAGATGACCCGTCGGCCTCGAAGCACATCGCCCGCTTCGCCGAGAGCGACGAACGCTGGATCGTGGCGGTGCGGATGGTTTCCGAGGGTGTCGACATCCCCCGGCTGCGCCTGGCGGTGTTCGCCACCACCACCACGACCGAGTTGTTCTTTCGCCAGGCCGTCGGCCGGGTGGTGCGTTGGGTTCGCGGGGCCGGCCGCCAGAAGGCCTACGTGTTCCTTCCCGACGACCCACGCCTGACCCGCCACGCCACGTCCATCGCGGAGTCGCGCCGCCACAGCCTGAGGCGTCGTGCCGAGCGCGAAGTGGTGCGCGCCGAGGGATCGGAGCCGATGGATGAGGGCGACGAGGAACAGTTGTCGATGTTCTCGGTGATCGGCTCGGTGGCCATGGACTCCGAGACGACGGGCGGGGAGGGCGTGTTCGGCCGCGACCCCGACGACCCCAATGACGATGCCGCGCAGGATCCGGCGGTCGACCGCGAACCAGCGGGGGTGGAGCTGTTGTTTCACCCGCCCCCGTTGCCGTCGGGCCGGGCCGCGAAGTCGGCCGGTGCGGCGGACGACCCTGCCAGCGGCCACACGACCTTGCGGGAGCGCAAGGCGGCCATGCGAAAGGCCAACGCGGATCTGGCGGTCGAACTGGTGCACGCCACCGGTTGGGGTCACGCCCAGGTGAACCGGGAGCTCAATCGGCTCGCAGGCATCGACCAGATCGGCGCGGCCACAGTCGCACAGCTCGAGTCGCGCCACGCCGCAGGCCGCCGCTGGCTGCGCAACGGCTGA